One part of the Arthrobacter sp. EM1 genome encodes these proteins:
- a CDS encoding universal stress protein produces MRYVVGYTPSERGADAVALASAMARAQGAHLDLVYVVDRRTPYVAMNPEGSRISAAEQEVLRAEREGLSLVPKDIEARFHVRQADSHAAGLIDAALEYRAGLIVVGAASAGLFKRYTIGSAANALLHASPVPVALAPRGYRRTEAITRLTLAVGQRSGADAAIEVSIESAERRGVPLRLVSLVELDAEGIGGENINAAHVHANTVLTAAAGRLPAGHQVSVEVAHGRSIEEAIDDLEWDEGEILIVGSSRLAEKNKLFIGSTAHKVLLALPVPMVVVPRDYVRVNTSPTD; encoded by the coding sequence ATGCGATACGTAGTCGGCTACACTCCCAGCGAACGCGGCGCTGACGCCGTGGCCCTGGCCTCCGCCATGGCCCGCGCCCAGGGCGCGCACCTTGACCTGGTCTACGTGGTGGACCGGCGAACGCCCTATGTCGCGATGAACCCTGAGGGCAGCCGTATCAGCGCAGCCGAGCAGGAAGTACTCCGGGCCGAACGGGAGGGCCTGTCCCTTGTACCCAAGGACATCGAGGCCCGGTTCCATGTCCGCCAAGCCGATTCGCACGCCGCAGGCCTCATCGACGCGGCCCTGGAATACAGGGCCGGCCTGATCGTTGTTGGTGCCGCCAGCGCCGGGCTGTTTAAGCGTTACACCATCGGCAGTGCTGCCAACGCCCTGCTCCATGCCTCTCCGGTTCCGGTGGCGCTGGCCCCGCGCGGTTACCGCCGGACCGAAGCGATCACGCGGCTGACCCTCGCGGTGGGCCAGCGCAGCGGGGCGGATGCGGCGATCGAGGTGTCGATCGAATCCGCTGAACGCCGCGGCGTCCCGCTGCGGCTGGTTTCCCTCGTGGAACTCGACGCCGAAGGGATCGGCGGCGAAAACATCAATGCGGCGCACGTGCATGCCAATACCGTTCTCACCGCGGCCGCCGGCCGGCTGCCGGCGGGGCACCAGGTAAGCGTTGAAGTTGCCCACGGGCGCTCCATTGAGGAGGCGATCGACGACCTCGAATGGGACGAGGGCGAGATCCTGATCGTGGGCTCCTCCCGCTTGGCGGAGAAGAATAAACTGTTCATTGGCAGCACGGCACACAAAGTACTGTTGGCCCTGCCGGTTCCCATGGTGGTGGTCCCGCGCGACTACGTACGGGTCAACACCAGCCCTACGGACTAA
- a CDS encoding helix-turn-helix domain-containing protein, giving the protein MTKVIHPAAPFPPAGRLPAALRQQYASAGHEQLDSRGRVLPADLQLPGLSSLIQESWRRSAELQANPDNPEAPLAMDLEELEEYRRQHPLAAIMPVIHKLLVLPSHESGMLVAVGDEVGRLLWVEGDAEMRRRAEGMMFVPGADWSEATVGTSAPGTALALGRGIQIAGAEHYKRSVHPWSCTAVPFHDPDSGALLGVVDITGTESAVAPHTLSLVEATVAAAQAHLRVERLQLAAARQSSPARRRGAASAASGGGPAVASGSLYRNSLQLLGRDQALLSIDGRTVALSARHSEILALLSTHPDGLNAEELCALLYPGNASTMTLRAEMVRLRKVLQQLNPDAVPESRPYRLPLDLVPDSVQVLNCLQRGAHRIALEIYRGAVLPRSEAPGIAELRNRVGSLLREAVLTDGSAESLLRYAELPEARDDVEVRIAALKLLPPRSPKRAAIVADLERLEAELTA; this is encoded by the coding sequence ATGACGAAAGTGATCCATCCGGCGGCTCCGTTCCCGCCAGCGGGTAGGTTGCCCGCTGCGTTGCGCCAGCAATATGCAAGCGCCGGCCATGAGCAACTGGACTCCCGGGGACGTGTGCTGCCGGCGGACCTGCAGCTCCCGGGTCTCAGCAGCCTGATCCAGGAATCTTGGCGCCGCTCAGCGGAGCTGCAGGCGAACCCGGACAACCCCGAGGCCCCCTTGGCCATGGACCTAGAGGAACTCGAAGAGTACCGCCGCCAGCATCCGCTCGCCGCCATTATGCCCGTGATCCACAAACTCCTGGTTCTGCCCAGCCACGAGAGTGGAATGCTTGTCGCCGTGGGGGACGAAGTGGGCCGTCTGCTCTGGGTCGAAGGCGATGCCGAGATGCGGCGCCGGGCCGAAGGCATGATGTTCGTACCCGGGGCCGACTGGTCCGAGGCGACGGTGGGAACCAGCGCCCCCGGCACTGCCCTGGCCCTGGGCCGCGGCATCCAGATCGCGGGCGCCGAACACTACAAACGCTCCGTGCACCCGTGGAGCTGCACGGCAGTTCCCTTCCATGATCCGGATTCCGGGGCCCTGCTGGGTGTCGTCGACATTACCGGGACGGAATCTGCCGTCGCCCCGCACACACTGTCGCTGGTCGAAGCGACGGTCGCCGCTGCCCAGGCGCACCTGCGGGTGGAACGGCTGCAGCTGGCCGCTGCGCGCCAGTCCTCGCCGGCACGACGGCGGGGCGCCGCTTCCGCCGCTTCGGGCGGGGGGCCGGCCGTGGCCTCCGGCAGCCTCTACCGCAACAGCCTCCAGCTGCTCGGCAGGGACCAGGCGCTGCTTAGTATCGACGGCCGCACCGTGGCGCTGTCGGCCCGGCATAGTGAAATCCTGGCGCTGCTCAGCACCCACCCGGACGGCCTGAACGCCGAGGAGCTCTGCGCACTGCTGTACCCCGGAAACGCCTCCACCATGACTCTGCGGGCCGAGATGGTCCGCCTGCGAAAGGTCCTCCAGCAGCTCAATCCGGACGCCGTTCCCGAGTCGCGCCCCTACCGGCTGCCGCTGGATCTGGTGCCGGACTCAGTCCAGGTCCTCAATTGCCTGCAGCGCGGCGCCCACCGGATCGCCTTGGAGATCTACCGCGGCGCCGTCCTGCCGCGCTCCGAGGCCCCCGGCATCGCCGAGCTGCGGAACCGGGTCGGTTCACTGCTCCGCGAAGCGGTCCTCACGGATGGCAGCGCCGAGTCGCTGCTGCGCTACGCCGAGCTTCCCGAGGCCAGGGACGACGTCGAGGTCCGGATCGCGGCGTTGAAGCTGCTGCCGCCGCGCTCGCCCAAACGGGCCGCGATCGTCGCTGACCTGGAACGGCTCGAGGCGGAACTTACCGCCTGA
- the gabT gene encoding 4-aminobutyrate--2-oxoglutarate transaminase, with amino-acid sequence MTITAHDITYRLEQKRRVQADFPGPKSLALTERRKAVVAAGVASSVPVFVADADGGIIHDVDGNSFIDLGSGIAVTSVGASDPAVVGAVKEAVEHFTHTCFMVTPYEGYVAVAEQLNRLTPGDHEKRTVLFNSGAEAVENAVKVARLATGRDAVVAFDHAYHGRTNLTMALTAKAMPYKTNFGPFAPEVYRMPMSYPFREENPGITGAEAAKRAITMIEKQIGGDQVAAIIIEPIQGEGGFIVPAEGFLPALAAWAKDKGIVFIADEVQSGFCRTGEWFAVNHEGVIPDIITMAKGIAGGMPLSAITGRAELLDAVHPGGLGGTYGGNPVACAAALASIGSMEQYGLNARAKHIEEIALGKLRELAAEQPVIGEVRGRGAMLAIELVQAGSKEPNPELTKAVAAACLKEGVIILTCGTYGNVIRLLPPLVISDELLLDGLQVLAAAVKANA; translated from the coding sequence ATGACCATCACCGCACATGACATCACGTACCGTCTGGAGCAAAAGCGCCGCGTCCAGGCCGACTTTCCGGGACCCAAGTCCCTCGCCCTGACCGAGCGCCGCAAGGCCGTCGTCGCTGCCGGCGTCGCCTCCAGCGTCCCGGTCTTCGTTGCCGATGCCGACGGCGGGATCATCCACGACGTCGACGGCAACTCCTTCATCGACCTCGGCTCCGGCATCGCCGTAACGAGCGTCGGCGCCTCTGACCCGGCCGTCGTCGGCGCGGTCAAGGAAGCCGTGGAGCACTTCACCCACACCTGCTTTATGGTCACCCCCTACGAAGGTTACGTCGCCGTCGCGGAGCAGCTGAACCGACTCACCCCGGGCGACCACGAGAAGCGCACCGTGCTGTTCAACTCAGGTGCCGAAGCCGTGGAAAACGCCGTCAAGGTGGCACGCCTGGCCACCGGCCGTGACGCGGTCGTCGCGTTCGACCACGCCTATCACGGCCGGACCAACCTGACGATGGCACTGACCGCCAAGGCCATGCCGTACAAGACCAACTTCGGCCCGTTCGCGCCCGAGGTCTACCGGATGCCGATGAGCTACCCCTTCCGCGAGGAAAACCCGGGGATCACCGGTGCCGAGGCCGCCAAGCGCGCCATCACGATGATCGAAAAGCAGATCGGCGGGGACCAGGTCGCCGCGATCATCATCGAACCGATCCAGGGCGAGGGCGGCTTTATCGTCCCGGCCGAGGGTTTCCTGCCGGCTCTTGCCGCCTGGGCCAAGGACAAGGGCATCGTCTTCATCGCCGACGAAGTCCAGTCCGGCTTCTGCCGCACGGGTGAATGGTTTGCCGTCAACCACGAAGGCGTTATCCCGGACATCATCACCATGGCCAAGGGCATTGCCGGCGGCATGCCGCTCTCCGCGATCACCGGCCGGGCGGAGCTGCTGGACGCCGTCCACCCCGGCGGCCTCGGCGGCACCTACGGCGGCAACCCGGTGGCCTGCGCTGCGGCGCTGGCGTCGATCGGCTCGATGGAACAGTACGGCCTGAACGCCCGGGCCAAGCACATCGAGGAGATCGCGCTCGGCAAACTGCGCGAACTCGCCGCTGAACAGCCAGTGATCGGTGAGGTCCGCGGACGCGGTGCGATGCTGGCGATAGAACTTGTCCAGGCCGGCTCCAAGGAGCCGAACCCGGAGCTGACCAAGGCCGTCGCCGCAGCCTGCCTGAAGGAGGGCGTCATCATCCTGACCTGTGGCACGTACGGGAACGTTATCCGCCTGCTGCCGCCGCTGGTCATCAGCGACGAGCTCCTGCTGGACGGACTCCAGGTGCTGGCCGCCGCCGTCAAGGCGAACGCTTAA
- a CDS encoding class I SAM-dependent methyltransferase, whose protein sequence is MVRLPDALAKSTDTLRLVVRVAALSLRFPRHPNSLWDEFWRGVAAGSLREAVIWEANAEGEMGQHLARLAGLLDTGLPIVDLGCGTGAPSRRLAELFPAVVGADVSPGAVAAATSASAGVPHLRFVVLDATDPEAVTGLAVNLGEANVFVRGVFHVLSPRRQAALARSIEPLLGTHGRIYLVESNVPGGALDYLRGLGATGRAIPAPLRQAIATLPKPGHFGAQQRGRAFPAGHWTVFADGATTLETAPMQDGGSGVTIPAYWAVLGKRHS, encoded by the coding sequence ATGGTCCGGCTGCCGGATGCACTGGCCAAATCCACCGACACCCTTCGGCTTGTGGTCCGGGTGGCCGCCCTGTCCCTCAGGTTCCCCCGGCACCCTAATAGCCTCTGGGACGAATTTTGGCGCGGTGTTGCGGCAGGTTCGCTGCGTGAGGCCGTCATCTGGGAAGCCAACGCGGAGGGAGAAATGGGCCAGCACCTTGCTCGTCTGGCCGGTCTGCTGGATACCGGGCTCCCAATCGTCGACCTCGGCTGTGGCACCGGGGCCCCGTCCCGGCGGCTCGCCGAGCTGTTTCCCGCAGTCGTCGGAGCCGACGTTTCGCCCGGAGCCGTGGCCGCCGCCACCTCGGCCAGCGCTGGGGTGCCGCACCTCAGATTCGTTGTCCTGGACGCTACGGACCCGGAAGCCGTCACTGGCCTTGCAGTCAATCTGGGCGAAGCAAACGTCTTTGTGCGCGGTGTGTTCCATGTCCTGAGCCCACGCCGCCAGGCTGCGTTGGCGCGGTCCATCGAACCGCTGCTGGGAACCCACGGCCGGATCTACCTGGTCGAGTCGAACGTCCCCGGCGGGGCCCTCGACTATCTGCGCGGGCTGGGTGCCACCGGACGTGCCATCCCCGCGCCCCTGAGGCAGGCCATCGCGACCCTTCCTAAACCGGGCCATTTTGGTGCACAGCAACGGGGCCGGGCGTTCCCTGCCGGGCACTGGACGGTGTTTGCGGACGGCGCGACAACCCTGGAGACAGCACCCATGCAGGACGGCGGTTCCGGCGTCACGATCCCGGCCTACTGGGCGGTTCTGGGCAAACGGCACAGCTAG
- a CDS encoding FAD-dependent oxidoreductase has translation MSNSAETTSKRPLRVAIVGAGPAGVYAADILTKSNEVKDGDFEVSIDLFEAYPAPYGLIRYGVAPDHPRIKGIVNALHKVLDRGDIRFLGNVSYGRDLTLHDFRAFYDAVIFSTGAVKDAELDIPGVGLAGSFGGADFVSWYDGHPDVPRDWPLEAKEIAVIGNGNVALDVARMLVKHSDELLVTEIPDNVYQALKNSPVTDVHVFGRRGPAQVKFTPLELRELSHARDVDIVLYPEDFEFDDASDEAIRGNNQIRTMVNTLTNWLVEEHTAAQEPSSRRLHLHFLHSPVEVHDDAARPGEVTGITFERMELDGTGNVKGTGEFLDYPVQAVYRAIGYHGSPLDELEFDARRGVIPNEGGRVLDSDGNPVPGIYATGWIKRGPVGLIGHTKGDALETIGCLLEDRLGLPPAQNPDPQAIIELLEARGVEYTTWEGWNKLDAHELALGAQWSASGEANGIVRERVKVVPREDMVQISRD, from the coding sequence GTGTCCAACTCGGCCGAAACCACGTCCAAACGTCCGCTCCGCGTTGCGATTGTCGGCGCCGGCCCGGCCGGCGTCTATGCTGCTGACATTCTCACCAAGTCCAACGAGGTCAAGGACGGCGACTTCGAGGTCAGCATCGATCTTTTCGAAGCCTACCCGGCCCCCTATGGCCTGATCCGCTACGGCGTCGCCCCGGACCATCCCCGGATCAAGGGGATCGTCAACGCCCTGCACAAGGTCCTGGACCGCGGCGACATCCGTTTCCTCGGGAACGTCAGCTATGGCCGCGACCTGACCCTGCACGACTTCAGGGCCTTCTACGACGCGGTGATTTTCTCCACCGGAGCCGTCAAGGACGCGGAACTGGATATCCCCGGTGTGGGCCTTGCGGGATCCTTCGGCGGGGCGGACTTCGTTTCCTGGTACGACGGCCACCCGGATGTACCGCGCGACTGGCCGCTGGAGGCCAAGGAGATCGCCGTGATCGGCAACGGCAATGTGGCCCTCGACGTCGCCCGGATGCTGGTCAAACACTCCGACGAGCTGCTTGTGACGGAAATCCCGGACAACGTCTACCAGGCGCTCAAGAACTCCCCGGTCACGGATGTGCACGTCTTTGGCCGCCGCGGACCGGCCCAGGTGAAGTTCACGCCGCTGGAACTGCGCGAGCTCTCGCACGCCCGGGACGTCGATATTGTCCTTTACCCGGAGGACTTCGAGTTCGACGACGCCTCGGACGAGGCGATCCGCGGCAACAACCAGATCCGCACCATGGTGAACACCCTCACGAACTGGCTCGTCGAGGAACACACCGCAGCGCAGGAGCCATCTTCCCGCCGCCTGCACCTGCATTTCCTGCACAGCCCGGTGGAGGTCCATGATGACGCAGCACGGCCCGGCGAGGTTACCGGCATCACGTTCGAACGGATGGAGCTGGACGGCACCGGAAACGTCAAGGGCACGGGGGAGTTCCTGGACTACCCGGTCCAGGCCGTCTACCGCGCGATCGGGTACCACGGCTCGCCGTTGGACGAACTGGAGTTCGACGCCCGCCGCGGCGTCATCCCCAACGAGGGCGGCCGTGTGCTGGACTCCGACGGCAATCCGGTGCCGGGCATCTACGCGACGGGCTGGATCAAGCGAGGCCCCGTGGGCCTGATCGGCCACACCAAGGGCGACGCCCTGGAGACCATCGGCTGCCTGCTCGAGGACCGGCTGGGCTTGCCGCCGGCGCAGAACCCGGACCCGCAGGCGATCATCGAGCTCCTTGAAGCCCGCGGGGTCGAATACACCACCTGGGAAGGCTGGAACAAGCTCGACGCCCACGAATTGGCCCTTGGCGCGCAGTGGTCGGCGTCCGGCGAGGCCAACGGAATCGTCCGGGAGCGCGTTAAGGTGGTTCCGCGCGAGGACATGGTGCAGATCTCCCGCGACTAA
- the rarD gene encoding EamA family transporter RarD: MPTPDGSPAPTSLTTRGAAAPGGGAPQHAPAALKAVDTDTTAGIVFGIGAYGLWGLMPLYFFLLQPAGAVEIVANRVLWSLIFCVLLITVTRSWRVLAAAFRNRTIIFPLVMAAVLIAVNWLTYVYGVTTGQAVEASLGYFINPLVSVLLGVVVLKEKLRPLQWSAVGIGFIAVGVLTVSYGKLPWIALTLALSFGLYGFVKKRVGPRVDAITSLSIETIVLAPVAAAALIVLALTGAATLTTNGSGHFWLLAASGIITAVPLLFFGASARRLPMTTIGLLQYFAPVLQFIVALAVFHEPMTTDRWIGFGVVWLALLVLTVDMLLTARKNSVLRKRARAAA, from the coding sequence GTGCCTACCCCCGATGGATCCCCCGCCCCCACGTCTCTGACGACCAGGGGCGCTGCTGCCCCCGGCGGGGGTGCCCCGCAGCATGCCCCGGCAGCTCTCAAGGCAGTAGACACGGACACCACGGCGGGAATTGTCTTTGGGATCGGCGCGTACGGCCTGTGGGGGCTGATGCCGCTCTACTTCTTCCTGCTGCAGCCCGCCGGTGCGGTGGAGATCGTGGCGAACCGGGTGCTCTGGTCGCTTATTTTCTGCGTCCTGCTGATCACTGTCACCCGTTCCTGGCGGGTCCTGGCGGCCGCCTTCCGGAACCGCACCATCATCTTCCCGCTCGTCATGGCCGCTGTGCTGATCGCCGTCAATTGGCTGACCTATGTCTACGGCGTAACCACCGGACAGGCCGTTGAAGCCTCATTGGGGTACTTCATCAACCCGCTCGTCTCGGTGCTGTTGGGTGTTGTGGTGCTCAAAGAGAAGCTGCGGCCGCTGCAGTGGTCCGCCGTCGGAATCGGTTTCATCGCCGTGGGCGTCCTCACGGTCTCCTACGGCAAACTGCCGTGGATCGCGTTGACTCTTGCGCTGAGCTTTGGCCTGTATGGTTTCGTCAAAAAGCGCGTCGGTCCACGCGTTGATGCGATTACCAGCCTCTCGATCGAGACGATTGTGCTGGCGCCGGTGGCCGCGGCCGCCTTGATCGTCCTGGCGCTGACCGGCGCTGCGACGCTGACAACCAACGGGTCCGGGCACTTCTGGCTCCTCGCCGCCTCGGGCATCATTACCGCCGTGCCGTTGCTGTTCTTCGGAGCCTCCGCCAGGCGCCTGCCGATGACGACCATCGGCCTGCTGCAGTACTTCGCCCCCGTGCTGCAGTTCATCGTGGCACTCGCCGTGTTCCACGAACCCATGACCACAGACCGCTGGATCGGTTTCGGCGTGGTGTGGCTGGCGCTGCTGGTACTGACGGTGGACATGCTGCTGACCGCACGGAAGAACTCCGTACTGCGCAAACGGGCGCGCGCGGCTGCCTGA
- a CDS encoding bifunctional diguanylate cyclase/phosphodiesterase: MLASNDDWRLEQLVAGIVVLSSGDLSNRLETSPARDGIDAVTTGINLLAEELQSMYDSLEVRVAERTALLEDAKADLRRVINTDELTGLASRSLLRETISRSALAAGESCRPPALILVDLDAFRLVNDSLGNAAGDSVLVEIARRLRSAADGQHLVARLSGDEFAVLVRDCDPESVLQLAARLVTATEAAIPAGGITVNVTTGTGVRFGESGLRADELIRDANIALHEAKKLGRNKLQVFSPAMHETAKARVHLVTEVRTAIAAGEFELHYQPIVDLRTGGVAGAEALIRWRHPSRGLLAPASFLASAEESGLTVEIGRWVLDQAIAQAGRWRTVPGLPEDFRIHVNLSAVELHHSDLAGYVQGLLAKYGVVPEHLAIEITETAIMSGGPEVSRTMEALTGLGIPLEIDDFGTGYSSISYLRTLPALHAKIDKSLIDGLVQDSQQEEFVAAILQLIHSAGLGAVAEGIEHREQAEKLKEMKCEFGQGYFFSRPLAVADMTALLAAGDLHCIASPAGSREGQGRRRADAPT, from the coding sequence ATGCTCGCGAGTAACGACGACTGGCGGCTCGAACAACTGGTAGCAGGCATCGTCGTCCTCTCCTCCGGGGATCTGTCGAACCGGCTGGAGACTTCCCCTGCCCGGGACGGCATTGATGCCGTCACTACCGGCATCAATTTGCTCGCCGAAGAGCTCCAAAGCATGTATGACAGCCTGGAAGTCCGGGTCGCCGAACGCACGGCGCTGCTGGAAGACGCCAAGGCGGACCTGCGCCGGGTCATCAACACCGATGAACTGACAGGCTTGGCGAGCCGGTCGCTGCTGCGGGAGACAATCTCCCGCTCCGCCCTTGCGGCCGGGGAATCCTGCCGCCCGCCCGCGCTGATCCTGGTGGACCTGGATGCCTTCAGATTGGTCAACGACAGCCTGGGAAATGCTGCGGGGGACAGCGTCCTGGTGGAAATCGCCCGGCGCCTGAGGTCCGCCGCCGACGGGCAGCATCTTGTGGCCCGGCTCAGCGGAGACGAATTCGCCGTGCTGGTCAGGGACTGCGACCCCGAGTCCGTGCTGCAGCTCGCCGCCCGCCTCGTGACGGCCACCGAGGCAGCCATCCCGGCGGGCGGAATCACCGTAAACGTCACGACAGGAACAGGCGTAAGGTTCGGCGAGTCCGGGCTCCGAGCCGACGAACTCATCCGGGACGCCAACATTGCCTTGCACGAGGCGAAAAAACTGGGCCGCAACAAGTTGCAGGTTTTTTCCCCGGCCATGCACGAGACCGCGAAGGCGCGGGTCCATCTCGTCACGGAAGTACGGACCGCGATCGCCGCCGGCGAGTTTGAGCTGCACTACCAGCCAATCGTCGACCTGCGCACGGGCGGTGTCGCCGGAGCCGAGGCCCTGATCCGCTGGCGGCATCCGAGCCGGGGGCTGCTGGCGCCCGCTTCGTTCCTCGCCTCGGCGGAAGAAAGCGGCCTGACCGTGGAAATAGGCCGCTGGGTATTGGACCAGGCCATCGCACAGGCCGGCCGCTGGCGGACCGTACCGGGCCTTCCCGAAGATTTCCGCATCCATGTCAACCTGTCAGCTGTGGAACTCCACCACAGCGACCTGGCCGGGTACGTCCAAGGCCTGCTCGCGAAGTACGGGGTGGTGCCGGAACATCTCGCGATCGAAATAACCGAAACGGCGATCATGAGCGGCGGACCGGAAGTCTCCCGAACCATGGAAGCGCTCACCGGGCTCGGCATTCCCCTGGAGATTGACGACTTCGGCACTGGCTATTCGTCCATCAGCTACCTGCGGACCCTGCCGGCCCTGCACGCGAAAATCGACAAGTCACTCATCGATGGCCTGGTGCAGGACAGCCAACAGGAAGAATTCGTCGCTGCAATCCTGCAGTTGATCCACTCGGCGGGCCTTGGCGCCGTAGCCGAGGGAATCGAGCACCGGGAACAGGCAGAGAAGCTCAAGGAAATGAAGTGCGAATTCGGGCAGGGCTATTTCTTCAGCCGGCCTCTTGCGGTGGCTGATATGACGGCACTTCTTGCCGCCGGTGATCTGCACTGCATCGCGTCCCCGGCCGGCAGCCGGGAGGGCCAGGGACGTCGCCGAGCGGACGCACCAACGTAA
- a CDS encoding STAS/SEC14 domain-containing protein, protein MPVPDRDFETPGGSLIESLEFDHGGILRLVWRRGVSIDGAGAQLAMDRVNELCRGLPRPLLIDMATTNSVSRPARAVFSRPCDASAIALLGSSPVDRVLANFFLGVHAAPVPTKFFTSQDEAVNWLMTRADARE, encoded by the coding sequence ATGCCCGTGCCTGACCGGGATTTTGAAACCCCAGGCGGGTCGTTGATCGAATCCCTTGAGTTCGACCACGGCGGCATTCTGCGGCTCGTCTGGCGGCGGGGGGTCAGCATCGACGGCGCCGGCGCCCAGTTGGCCATGGACCGTGTTAACGAACTGTGCCGGGGGCTGCCGCGTCCGCTCCTGATCGATATGGCCACCACAAATTCTGTGAGCAGGCCGGCGAGGGCCGTGTTTTCGCGACCCTGCGACGCGTCGGCCATCGCCCTGCTTGGTTCCTCCCCCGTTGACCGTGTCCTTGCCAATTTTTTCCTCGGCGTCCACGCGGCACCGGTTCCGACGAAGTTCTTCACCAGCCAGGATGAGGCTGTCAACTGGTTGATGACGCGGGCCGATGCTCGCGAGTAA
- a CDS encoding aldehyde dehydrogenase family protein: MTVYAQPGTEGSKVTFKDRYENWIGGEWVAPVKGQYFENITPVTGKAFCEVARGTAEDIELALDAAHKIAPSWGKTSVAERAAILNKIADRIDENLEMLAVAESWDNGKPIRETLNADIPLAADHFRYFASAVRAQEGRLSQLDEDTTAYHFHEPLGVVGQIIPWNFPILMAVWKLAPALAAGNAVVLKPAEQTPSSILVLMELIGDLLPAGVLNVVNGFGVEAGKPLASSPRIRKIAFTGETSTGRLISQYASQNLIPVTLELGGKSPNIFFNDVADTNDAFYDKAQEGFTLFAFNQGEVCTCPSRALVQEDIYDSFMADAVARVEKIIQGNPLDTETQLGAQASNDQLEKILSYIDIGKQEGAKILTGGARAEMPGDLAGGYYVQPTIFEGHNKMRIFQEEIFGPVVSVTRFSDYNDAMGIANDTLYGLGAGVWSRNGNVAYRAGREIQAGRVWVNNYHAYPAGAAFGGYKSSGIGRENHSMMLDHYQQTKNLLVSYNENKLGFF, translated from the coding sequence ATGACTGTTTACGCACAGCCCGGTACCGAGGGCTCGAAGGTTACTTTCAAGGACCGCTACGAGAACTGGATCGGCGGCGAGTGGGTTGCCCCGGTCAAAGGCCAGTACTTCGAGAACATCACCCCCGTCACCGGGAAGGCGTTCTGTGAGGTTGCCCGCGGCACCGCTGAGGACATCGAGCTTGCCTTGGACGCCGCACACAAGATTGCCCCGTCCTGGGGCAAAACCTCCGTGGCCGAGCGGGCCGCCATCCTGAACAAGATCGCCGACCGCATCGATGAGAACCTCGAGATGCTCGCCGTCGCCGAATCCTGGGACAATGGCAAACCGATCCGCGAAACCCTCAACGCGGACATCCCGCTCGCCGCCGACCACTTCCGCTACTTCGCCTCCGCCGTCCGGGCCCAGGAAGGCCGGCTGTCCCAGCTCGACGAGGACACCACCGCGTACCACTTCCACGAGCCCCTCGGCGTCGTCGGCCAGATCATCCCCTGGAACTTCCCGATCCTGATGGCCGTCTGGAAACTCGCCCCGGCCCTCGCCGCAGGCAACGCAGTGGTCCTGAAGCCGGCCGAGCAGACACCGTCCTCGATCCTGGTCTTGATGGAACTCATCGGCGACCTGCTCCCGGCCGGCGTCCTGAACGTGGTCAACGGTTTTGGCGTCGAGGCCGGCAAGCCGCTGGCCTCCAGCCCGCGGATTCGCAAGATCGCCTTCACCGGCGAAACCTCCACCGGCCGGCTGATCAGCCAGTACGCCAGCCAGAACCTCATCCCGGTCACGCTGGAACTGGGCGGCAAGAGCCCCAACATCTTCTTCAACGACGTGGCCGACACCAACGACGCGTTCTACGACAAGGCCCAGGAAGGCTTTACTCTCTTTGCCTTCAACCAAGGCGAAGTCTGCACCTGCCCCTCCCGCGCCCTGGTCCAGGAGGACATCTACGATTCCTTTATGGCCGACGCCGTGGCCCGGGTCGAGAAGATCATCCAAGGCAACCCGCTGGACACCGAAACCCAGCTCGGCGCCCAGGCGTCCAACGACCAGCTGGAAAAGATCCTCTCCTACATCGACATCGGAAAGCAGGAGGGTGCCAAGATCCTCACCGGCGGTGCCCGGGCCGAAATGCCCGGCGACCTGGCCGGCGGCTACTACGTCCAGCCGACCATTTTCGAAGGTCACAACAAGATGCGGATCTTCCAGGAGGAAATCTTTGGCCCTGTGGTCTCCGTGACCCGCTTCAGCGACTACAACGACGCCATGGGCATCGCCAACGACACCCTCTACGGCCTCGGCGCCGGCGTCTGGTCCCGCAACGGCAACGTAGCCTACCGCGCCGGGCGTGAGATCCAGGCCGGCCGGGTGTGGGTAAACAACTACCACGCCTACCCGGCGGGTGCTGCGTTCGGCGGCTACAAGTCATCCGGCATCGGCCGCGAAAACCACTCGATGATGCTGGACCACTACCAGCAGACCAAGAACCTCCTGGTCAGCTACAACGAGAACAAGCTCGGCTTCTTCTAA